One window of Acropora palmata chromosome 1, jaAcrPala1.3, whole genome shotgun sequence genomic DNA carries:
- the LOC141881936 gene encoding poly(A) RNA polymerase GLD2-like gives MAFRNRYGRMRYYGSKPSVNNCIPVINDLNSYVSKPRDIRNSFPYARPHHNLATSTSVDKVEVIDLTGNSVPDKPVATTSAKPMRLDMSKTVDFREQRTLSSSTVEVLYNAGEQKRPAKRRHHSSVTPGYQDDVPVEHKRARPSFSNPATVIPRHFRFNSYDAPPPVFTLDTLSVEIQEECQKIVQTKETLEKKLKLKDCLENLFSKSFPGGSLHLTGSSRNGFGSEGSDADFCFILSSLSQSHNRIESLTVLRRMQRVISKDHYFQFLNKCTVVPASVPIIKFVDTISGCECDINVNNTVGVRNTHLLRAYCGVDSRVRPLVVVVKKWAKTQGINDASQGTLSSYALTLMVIHYLQAVCMPAVVPVLQRTNPKLFNFGGSMSELSQQDPCKDIACNQSENKQSLGELFVGFFKYYAEGYRWSDYYISVAMGFALPKTGGHWQRKHITIEEPFDGNNVAKAVCSLDAFNTIQRKFRLAWHTLKISPSLESIKVR, from the exons ATGGCTTTTAGAAATAGATATGGACGAATGCGTTATTATGGCAGCAAGCCTTCTGTCAACAACTGCATTCCTGTTATCAATGATCTTAATAGTTATGTTTCCAAGCCTCGCGATATTAGGAATTCCTTTCCATATGCAAGACCACATCATAACTTGGCAACTTCGACTTCTGTGGATAAGGTGGAGGTTATAGACTTAACAGGGAACTCAGTCCCTGACAAACCTGTGGCAACAACCTCTGCTAAACCTATGCGGCTGGATATGTCAAAAACAGTTGATTTTCGTGAGCAAAGAACTTTGAGTTCTAGCACTGTGGAAGTGCTGTACAATGCTGGAGAACAAAAACGGCCTGCTAAGCGACGCCATCACTCTTCCGTTACACCAGGATATCAAGATGATGTTCCTGTCGAACACAAGAGGGCTCGGCCAAGCTTTTCCAATCCTGCAACAGTTATACCCAGGCATTTCAGATTTAACTCTTATGATGCACCGCCACCTGTCTTTACTCTTGATACT cTCTCTGTAGAAATACAGGAGGAGTGTCAGAAGATTGTTCAAACCAAAGaaacattggaaaaaaaattgaaattaaaggATTGTCTagaaaacttgttttcaaaaagttttcCAG GTGGCTCGCTTCATCTGACAGGCTCATCAAGAAATGGATTTGGCAGCGAAGGCAGTGATGCCGACTTCTGCTTTATTTTAAGTTCATTAAGTCAG TCACACAACAGGATTGAATCTTTGACAGTTTTGCGGAGGATGCAAAGGGTAATATCAAAGGACCATTATTTTC AGTTTCTCAACAAATGTACCGTTGTACCCGCCTCTGTTCCAATTATAAAATTTGTGGACACTATAAG TGGCTGTGAGTGCGATATTAACGTCAACAACACTGTG GGTGTAAGGAATACTCATTTGCTGCGAGCGTATTGTGGAG TTGACTCTCGCGTTCGACCTCTGGTCGTAGTGGTAAAGAAGTGGGCCAAAACACAGGGTATTAATGATGCAAGCCAAGGGACATTGTCCAGTTATGCTTTAACGTTGATGGTCATCCACTATTTGCAAG ctgtttGCATGCCTGCTGTAGTTCctgttttgcagagaacaaatCCA AAATTATTCAATTTTGGTGGCAGCATGTCAGAGCTCTCCCAACAGGATCCATGTAAAGATATCGCCTGTAACCA GTCAGAAAACAAGCAATCTTTAGGAGAATTAtttgtgggatttttcaaATACTATGCTGAGGGATATAG ATGGAGTGACTATTACATTTCGGTCGCGATGGGTTTCGCATTACCTAAAACTGGTGGACATTGGCAAAGGAAACACATAACTATAGAAG AACCTTTTGACGGAAACAATGTTGCTAAAGCCGTTTGTTCGCTTGATGCGTTTAACACAATCCAAAGGAAATTCCGACTG GCATGGCATACACTCAAAATTTCGCCAAGTCTTGAAAGCATCAAAGTCAGATAA